The Pirellulaceae bacterium genomic interval TCAACTCAAGGATTTTCGTGGCAAGAAATTTCAGCTGTCGGATTTCGACGACAAAAAGATTGTGGTGCTTGCCGTTCTAGGGACCGAATGCCCCCTGGCGAAACTCTATGCTCCCCGTCTCAATCAGTTGCTCGATGAATTCGAGTCGCAAGGGGTTGCCATTTTGGGAATCAACGCGAACACGCAAGACTCGATCACAGAAATCGCAAATTACGCTCGCATTCACGAGATTGCTTTTCCACTGGTGAAAGACGTAGGGAATCGTGTTGCTGACCAGTTAGGTGCGGTACGCACGCCGGAGGTGTTCGTGCTGGACCAAGCCCGCGTGGTTCGTTATTGGGGTCGTATCGACGATCAATATGGTGTCGGGTTCATTCGCGAGAAGCCAACCCGGCAAGATCTTCGTATTGCGATCAAGGAATTGCTCGCCGGGGAAAATGTCTCGCAACCGGAGGCAACGTCTGTCGGCTGTTACATCGGTCGGCAGCGCGAACCAAATGAGAATTCCAAAGTCACGTATTCCAATCAAATCTCCCGATTGTTGCAAAAGCGTTGTGTGGAGTGTCACCGAGACGGTGAGATTGCTCCTTTTGCATTGCAAGATTATGACGAAGTCGTTGGCTGGGCAGAAACAATTCTGGAAGTGGTTGAAGACCGCCGCATGCCCCCGTGGCACGCGAATCCAGCACACGGTGATTTTGCGAATGGTCGCGTGCTGAGTGATGAGGAAAAGCAGCTGTTAACCGATTGGGTGAATGCGGGTGCTCCGGAAGGAGATCCGTCTCAATTGCCAGAGCAACTTACGTTTCCAGAAGGGTGGCAACTACCGAAGACTCCTGACCTCGTTGTAGGAATGAGTGAACGTCCGTTTGAGGTACAGGCGGAGGGAACAGTACGCTACAAGTATTTCACGGTGGACCCTGGCTTACAGGAAGACAAGTGGATTCAGGCCTTGCAAGTTGTGCCGGGGAATAGTGCGGTTGTCCATCATGTCCTGGTATTTGCGATTCCCGAAGGCACGGACGCACGGGCGACCGGCGGCGGGGTAAACGGTTTCTTGGCAGGCTATGTACCAGGCTTGCGCGCGGAGCCTTTTCCGAGTGGAATGGCAAAACGAATTCCCGCGGGTTCGAAACTCTTGTTCCAAATACACTACACCCCCGTCGGGTCTGTGCAACAAGATCTAAGCAAAATTGGATTTGTGTTTTCTGACGAGGCTGATGTCACGCACGAAGTAAAGACGATCAGCGCCTTCCAACGGTTCTTCACGATTCCACCGAGGGATTCAAATTACGAAGTGACGACCCGGACTCGAGTCCGGGAGGACTCGCAATTGTTAGCCATGATGCCCCACATGCATCTGCGGGGGAAATCATTCCGTTACCAAATTCGACAGCCCGGCTCCGATGAATGGGAAATTTTGCTCGATGTGCCGAATTATGATTTTAATTGGCAAACGAATTATCGACTCAGTGATCCCATGCCTTTACCCAAGGATGCATTCATCAAGTGCGTCGCTCATTTCGATAACTCGACCGAAAACATGAGCAACCCGAATCCCCGAGAGCGGGTCAAGTGGGGTGAGCAAACCTGGCAGGAGATGATGATTGGGTATTTCGAGGTTGCAGAACCCTATGATCCGAACGCTGAATCCTCAGTCGTTTTATCCCGACGTGATACGGCCGAACAGTACATCCTGCAATTAGACAAAGATGATGACGGTCAACTTCAGGTCAAAGAGCTCCCGTTCCGTTTTAGAATTATGTTCGGCGGATCGGATAAGGATGGTGACGGGGTGATCTCAATCGACGAGTTGATCGGGGCATTCGGACGCCGTTTGCGGTGACCGGGAGGAAGGCAATCGCCGCTTGCAGGGTCTGTTGTTTTTTTCGGGTGAGATCGGCTGGGGCAACCTGGCGGCAGGCAGGAGGATTCTCACGGAGAGTCCGCTCGCCGAAATCGTTCGCCACCATTCTGGAACGCTTAATCGCATGCTCTTCAGTGGTTCGATCCCAGAACGACCGATCTCCCTCCAGGCTTGATGCAAGCAGACTCGAAAACAGCTAAACTCTGTGATCAGATCGAAATTTCGATCAACGCTTGCCGTTTTAGGGCAGCGAACAACCACGCAGCGAACAACCACGCAGCGAACGGTAGGAAACGCGGTGGGCCTTTGTCGTGCGGAGTTGCCATTGCAGCGATGATTCTAGGACGTTGGCGTCGTAGATAGAGGGAATGACATGAAAGCGGTTCAGGTTCTCGAAGCAGGAAAAGCCGAATTTTTGAATGTGCCGAAGCCAGAGTGGCAACCAGGGCATGCTTTGATCCGTCCCCTGAAATTGTCACTGTGTGGGAGCGACATTCGGATGTTGTACCACGCTGCTCCGGATGAGTATCCTTTTGCCCCCGGGACGACCGGTCATGAGATGGTGGGCGAAATCGAGCAGATTGATGACCATCCTTTCCTCAGGAAAGGAGATCACGTTCTGGCGTTAGCTCCCGACCATCGGGCGATGGCTGAATATTATTTAGCCCCATTGGAACACGTCTTGCCGATCCCTGGTCGGCTTCCACTCGATCAGATGTTACAGGCTCAGCAACTGGGCACGGTGATTTATGCATCGCAAAGATTACCGAATATTGGGAGCAAAACAGTTGCCGTCATCGGGCAAGGTTCAGCTGGTTTGTGGTTTGATTTTCACCTGCGACGTATGGGTGCCCGAAAGGTCATCGCTTTTGATTTGGAACAATTTCGTTTGGACCATGCACGCCGTTTCGGTGCGACCGACGTCGTCGATAATTCATCTTGTGACGCACAACAGGCGCTCCTGAAAATCAACGATGGAGAACTTGCCGATGTGGTGATCGAGGCCGCCGGTGAGATCGATTCGATTAATCTTGCCGTCCATCTTGTGAAGAAGTATGGCGACGTCCTCTACTTTGGCTATCCACGTGGTCAGTACTTTTCTTTTGCTTTCGAAGAATTCTTTCACAAGTGCTGCAAAGCGACAACGATTGTTGGCGCGACCTGTGAAACAAACCAGACTTCGACACGCATTGCACTGGATGTGATCGCCTCGGGAGAAATTGATGTGACTCCGATTTTGACCCATCAGATTCCCTTTCGCGAAGTATTTGATGCTTACGAGCTGCATCGGACGCGAGAGGATCAAGCGGTTAAAATCTTAGTCGATATGCAGTAACTTTTTCCGGATGGGTTGGAAGGATGTCATCTGCGGCTCGAAGAAGGTAGATCACTGATCGGCTCTTCCGCCGCTTCTCGTTGGGAGTCACTGCAAGTAACTCCGCTGACGAACTCCCGTCGGTATGATCGTCATTTCACTTTTGCAGAAATGAGCCTGGGCCAAGATTGAGTTGAATAATGGGGAGAATCCATGTCGATCAGGAGTGGGGATGCTAGCGATGTCCTGAGGGTGGAAAGAACCAATTTCCTCTGAAAACGGCTGGAAACAACCCTATTCGAGATTTGTGGCAGCGATGAGCTGGCTGCGTCAGATTAGGGAGTTGACGAAAGGTCGGGGAATCGTTCGGATAGTTATTACGGTCGCTGTAGCGGGAAATACACGTGCAGCACTGGCTTTTATACTCTTCTTACCTCTTTCTTAATGCATGGTTGTTCGCTTTCTCCGCTTACGGTACCGACGACGACGCCAGCAACTTAGGCGTTTTGTCTATCATGATTTGTTGCACGCCGATGACCCACCTCATCGGCTCGCACTCGGGATAGGTCTTGGTGTGTTCGTTGCCTTTACCCCGACCGTGGGCATTCAAATGCTTATTGCGGGCTTTCTCAGTTGGCTGATTGGAGCGAACAAAGCAGTGAGCGTGGCTGTGGTTTGGATTTCCAACCCGGGCACGATGCTACCGATGTATTGGTATTGTTATGGAATTGGTTGTGCGATTTTAACACTGGAACCCGTCGATCGCTCTTGGTGGACGGAACTGACGGCACCGCCGCCAGGGTGGTGGCCGGCTGTTTCCTTCTATTGGTCGCGTCTTTTGGAGATTGCTGGCCCGCTTTGGCTAGGCTCTTTGATTGTTGGCTTGGTCTGCGGCTACACGACCTACTATCTCTCTTTCCGGGCGATCGAATATTATCGGCGTCGGCTCTAATCTTAACTGGTCGCTGTT includes:
- a CDS encoding zinc-binding dehydrogenase; protein product: MKAVQVLEAGKAEFLNVPKPEWQPGHALIRPLKLSLCGSDIRMLYHAAPDEYPFAPGTTGHEMVGEIEQIDDHPFLRKGDHVLALAPDHRAMAEYYLAPLEHVLPIPGRLPLDQMLQAQQLGTVIYASQRLPNIGSKTVAVIGQGSAGLWFDFHLRRMGARKVIAFDLEQFRLDHARRFGATDVVDNSSCDAQQALLKINDGELADVVIEAAGEIDSINLAVHLVKKYGDVLYFGYPRGQYFSFAFEEFFHKCCKATTIVGATCETNQTSTRIALDVIASGEIDVTPILTHQIPFREVFDAYELHRTREDQAVKILVDMQ
- a CDS encoding DUF2062 domain-containing protein: MVVRFLRLRYRRRRQQLRRFVYHDLLHADDPPHRLALGIGLGVFVAFTPTVGIQMLIAGFLSWLIGANKAVSVAVVWISNPGTMLPMYWYCYGIGCAILTLEPVDRSWWTELTAPPPGWWPAVSFYWSRLLEIAGPLWLGSLIVGLVCGYTTYYLSFRAIEYYRRRL
- a CDS encoding redoxin domain-containing protein, yielding MLYAFEKRFCTMEARDFFTRGDDSMLKAVVVMLFAMSILVSVTVSAADKPSPVGNEVDDFQLKDFRGKKFQLSDFDDKKIVVLAVLGTECPLAKLYAPRLNQLLDEFESQGVAILGINANTQDSITEIANYARIHEIAFPLVKDVGNRVADQLGAVRTPEVFVLDQARVVRYWGRIDDQYGVGFIREKPTRQDLRIAIKELLAGENVSQPEATSVGCYIGRQREPNENSKVTYSNQISRLLQKRCVECHRDGEIAPFALQDYDEVVGWAETILEVVEDRRMPPWHANPAHGDFANGRVLSDEEKQLLTDWVNAGAPEGDPSQLPEQLTFPEGWQLPKTPDLVVGMSERPFEVQAEGTVRYKYFTVDPGLQEDKWIQALQVVPGNSAVVHHVLVFAIPEGTDARATGGGVNGFLAGYVPGLRAEPFPSGMAKRIPAGSKLLFQIHYTPVGSVQQDLSKIGFVFSDEADVTHEVKTISAFQRFFTIPPRDSNYEVTTRTRVREDSQLLAMMPHMHLRGKSFRYQIRQPGSDEWEILLDVPNYDFNWQTNYRLSDPMPLPKDAFIKCVAHFDNSTENMSNPNPRERVKWGEQTWQEMMIGYFEVAEPYDPNAESSVVLSRRDTAEQYILQLDKDDDGQLQVKELPFRFRIMFGGSDKDGDGVISIDELIGAFGRRLR